From the genome of Dickeya aquatica, one region includes:
- the fumA gene encoding class I fumarate hydratase FumA, whose product MSNKPFYYQEPFPLAKDKTEYRLISSDFVSVSQFEGQDILKVDPQGLTLLAQQAFHDASFLLRPAHQQQVADILSDPQASENDRYVALQFLRNSEIAAKGILPTCQDTGTAIIVGKKGQRVWTGGDDAEALSRGVYNTFIEDNLRYSQNAALDMYKEVNTGTNLPAQIDLYSTEGEEYKFLFVTKGGGSANKTYLYQETKALLAPVKLKNFLVEKMRSLGTAACPPYHIAFVIGGTSAESTLKTVKLASTKYYDELPTEGNEHGQAFRDVVLEQELLEEARNLGLGAQFGGKYFAHDVRVIRLPRHGASCPVGMGVSCSADRNIKAKINREGLWLEQLETNPGKYIPEHLRQAGEGEVVRIDLNRPMADILKTLSQYPVSTRLSLNGTIIVARDIAHAKLKELLDSGADLPQYVKDHPIYYAGPAKTPEGYASGSLGPTTAGRMDSYVDLLQSHGGSMVMLAKGNRSQQVTDACKKHGGFYLGSIGGPAAILAQNSIKSLECVEYPELGMEAIWKIEVEDFPAFILVDDKGNDFFQIIQANQCNRCG is encoded by the coding sequence ATGTCGAATAAACCATTCTATTACCAAGAACCGTTTCCATTAGCGAAAGATAAAACCGAATACCGTTTAATCAGCAGTGATTTTGTTTCGGTCAGTCAGTTTGAAGGTCAGGATATCCTGAAAGTCGATCCGCAAGGGTTAACGCTGCTGGCACAACAGGCCTTTCACGATGCCTCATTCCTGCTACGCCCGGCGCATCAGCAGCAGGTCGCTGACATCCTGAGCGACCCGCAAGCCAGCGAAAACGATCGCTATGTTGCATTGCAATTCCTGCGGAACTCCGAAATTGCCGCCAAAGGCATTCTGCCAACCTGTCAGGATACCGGCACCGCCATCATCGTGGGCAAGAAAGGCCAGCGCGTATGGACAGGAGGTGATGATGCCGAGGCATTGTCGCGCGGGGTGTATAACACCTTTATCGAAGATAACCTGCGCTACTCCCAGAACGCGGCGCTGGATATGTACAAAGAAGTCAACACCGGCACCAACCTGCCCGCGCAGATAGACCTCTATAGCACCGAAGGCGAAGAGTACAAATTCCTGTTCGTCACCAAAGGTGGCGGTTCGGCTAACAAAACCTACCTGTATCAGGAAACCAAAGCCCTGCTCGCTCCGGTGAAACTGAAAAACTTCCTGGTAGAGAAAATGCGCTCGCTCGGCACAGCGGCTTGCCCGCCGTACCATATTGCCTTTGTTATCGGCGGCACCTCGGCAGAAAGCACGCTGAAAACCGTCAAACTGGCTTCGACCAAATATTATGACGAGTTGCCAACCGAAGGAAACGAACACGGTCAGGCTTTCCGCGATGTGGTTCTGGAGCAGGAACTGCTGGAAGAAGCGCGCAATCTGGGGCTGGGCGCGCAGTTTGGCGGTAAATACTTCGCCCATGACGTGCGTGTTATCCGCCTGCCACGCCACGGCGCATCGTGCCCGGTCGGGATGGGGGTATCCTGCTCGGCAGACCGCAACATCAAAGCCAAAATTAACCGTGAAGGACTGTGGCTGGAACAACTGGAAACCAATCCGGGTAAATACATTCCCGAGCATCTGCGTCAGGCCGGTGAAGGCGAAGTGGTACGCATCGACTTAAACCGCCCGATGGCAGACATTCTCAAAACCCTGTCGCAGTACCCGGTTTCCACCCGTCTGTCGCTCAATGGCACCATTATCGTGGCGCGTGACATTGCCCATGCCAAGCTCAAAGAGTTGCTCGATAGCGGCGCTGACCTGCCGCAATACGTTAAAGATCACCCGATTTACTATGCAGGCCCGGCCAAAACCCCGGAAGGCTATGCCTCAGGCTCACTCGGCCCCACCACCGCAGGGCGTATGGATTCCTACGTCGATTTACTGCAATCGCACGGCGGCAGCATGGTGATGCTGGCAAAAGGCAACCGCAGCCAGCAAGTGACCGACGCCTGCAAGAAACACGGCGGCTTCTACCTCGGCAGCATCGGTGGCCCGGCGGCTATTCTGGCGCAAAACAGCATCAAGAGTCTGGAGTGCGTTGAGTATCCAGAACTGGGTATGGAAGCTATCTGGAAAATCGAAGTGGAAGATTTCCCTGCCTTTATTCTGGTCGATGATAAAGGCAACGATTTCTTCCAGATAATCCAGGCCAATCAGTGCAACCGCTGCGGTTAA
- a CDS encoding LysR family transcriptional regulator: protein MRYSPESLLAFIATVNCGSFSAAARHLQKSQSTVSTAVANLEADLGLTLFDRRGHQPVLTDEGRKVLSHVRAILAASEALDELAIRLADNVEPRLTFVLSDTWQCRHYYPVLQRFGERFPAVEFECLIAEDEDVLELLQSERAQVGVLQARAHYPTDIAVSRLQVKTEMAVFVAKGHALAHSPQVTHEQLATVRQLCLHTYSPRARPQAQSAIWSTPSYLMLLEMAEQGFGWSVLPRWLVKEYAPGQLVELHLSGFPKHIAVDIAWSRPAPPGPAGLWMIDALLAQTE, encoded by the coding sequence ATGCGATACTCTCCTGAATCCCTGCTGGCATTTATCGCCACAGTCAATTGCGGTTCTTTTTCCGCTGCTGCACGGCACCTGCAAAAAAGCCAGTCCACCGTCAGTACGGCGGTGGCGAATCTGGAAGCCGATTTGGGGTTGACACTGTTTGACCGGCGCGGCCATCAACCGGTATTGACGGATGAAGGCCGTAAAGTGCTCAGTCATGTCAGGGCAATTCTCGCTGCCAGTGAAGCGCTGGATGAGTTAGCTATCCGGCTGGCGGACAACGTTGAGCCACGCCTGACCTTTGTGCTGTCGGATACCTGGCAATGCCGTCACTACTACCCGGTGCTGCAACGCTTTGGTGAGCGCTTTCCCGCAGTCGAATTTGAGTGCCTGATAGCCGAAGATGAAGACGTGCTGGAGCTACTGCAATCGGAGCGGGCTCAGGTGGGGGTGTTACAGGCCCGTGCCCACTATCCAACCGATATTGCGGTTTCCCGTTTGCAGGTAAAAACCGAAATGGCGGTGTTCGTGGCAAAAGGCCATGCGCTGGCGCATTCCCCGCAGGTCACGCACGAGCAACTCGCCACGGTGCGCCAGTTGTGCCTGCACACTTACAGCCCGCGAGCCCGGCCACAGGCACAAAGCGCTATTTGGTCAACGCCTTCTTACCTGATGCTGCTGGAAATGGCTGAACAGGGGTTTGGCTGGAGTGTGCTGCCGCGCTGGCTGGTCAAGGAGTACGCCCCCGGCCAATTGGTTGAGTTGCACCTGAGTGGTTTTCCAAAACACATTGCCGTGGATATCGCCTGGTCACGCCCGGCTCCGCCAGGGCCTGCCGGGTTATGGATGATTGATGCGCTGCTGGCGCAAACAGAATGA
- a CDS encoding multidrug/biocide efflux PACE transporter: MQQRMKQSARLVPKTWRERVLHAVGFEVMALLICAPVAAWVLDRPIFQVGILSLLLSSVAMLWNVIYNSVFDWLWPVSRVVRTLWVRIAHALGFEGGFIIIGLPLAAWMLNITLWQALVVEIGFFLFFLPYTVAYNWLYDLLRARWLAVALPVRR, from the coding sequence ATGCAACAGCGAATGAAACAATCAGCCCGCCTGGTCCCGAAAACATGGCGTGAGCGGGTGCTCCATGCCGTGGGGTTTGAAGTGATGGCATTACTGATTTGTGCTCCGGTCGCGGCCTGGGTGCTGGATCGTCCAATCTTTCAGGTCGGCATCTTGTCGTTGCTATTATCCAGCGTGGCGATGCTGTGGAATGTGATTTATAACAGCGTGTTTGACTGGCTGTGGCCGGTCAGTCGCGTGGTTCGCACCCTGTGGGTGCGTATTGCCCATGCGCTGGGCTTTGAGGGCGGGTTTATTATTATTGGGCTACCGCTGGCGGCATGGATGCTGAATATCACCCTGTGGCAGGCACTGGTGGTGGAAATCGGTTTCTTTTTGTTTTTCCTGCCCTATACCGTGGCCTATAACTGGTTGTATGACTTGCTGCGCGCCCGCTGGCTTGCCGTTGCACTGCCGGTGCGCCGATAA
- the alkB gene encoding DNA oxidative demethylase AlkB has translation MNCDLFTDEPPQTGRETLAAGAVLLRGFAWAQAEELLSGLAQVLRQAPFRHMLTPGGRALSVAMSNCGHTGWITDACGYRYSAFDPQSGKAWPAMPACFLRIAQAAAYEAGYIGFTPDACLINRYAVGAKMALHQDRDEQALHQPIVSVSPLGLPALFLFGGATRAHPCQRVPLWHGDVVVWGGPSRLYYHGVQPVKDGPLPQRMKEVVRFNLTFRQV, from the coding sequence GTGAATTGTGATCTGTTTACTGATGAACCGCCCCAGACTGGCCGTGAGACGCTGGCCGCCGGGGCGGTGCTGCTGCGCGGTTTTGCCTGGGCGCAGGCGGAAGAATTGCTAAGCGGGTTGGCGCAGGTGCTACGCCAGGCACCGTTTCGCCACATGCTGACGCCCGGAGGGCGTGCGCTGTCGGTCGCCATGAGCAACTGCGGCCACACCGGGTGGATAACTGATGCCTGCGGGTATCGCTACAGCGCGTTTGACCCGCAATCCGGTAAAGCGTGGCCTGCCATGCCTGCGTGTTTTTTACGCATTGCGCAGGCCGCCGCGTATGAGGCCGGTTATATCGGGTTCACCCCGGATGCCTGTTTGATTAATCGCTATGCCGTGGGCGCGAAAATGGCATTACATCAGGACCGCGATGAACAGGCGCTGCATCAGCCGATTGTGTCTGTGTCGCCGCTGGGGCTACCGGCGCTGTTTCTGTTTGGCGGCGCGACGCGCGCTCATCCTTGCCAGCGTGTACCGCTCTGGCACGGTGATGTGGTGGTGTGGGGTGGGCCATCGCGGCTTTACTATCACGGCGTGCAGCCAGTCAAGGACGGCCCCTTACCGCAGCGCATGAAAGAGGTCGTACGCTTTAATCTGACGTTTCGTCAGGTGTGA
- a CDS encoding FAD-dependent oxidoreductase gives MAQYRRTLLAALCLSVLGITSAHADQAAPQPASTPEPAKPVVIPKSADVVVIGAGAAGTAATMAAAEKGASVVLLEKQPIVGGTGNFAEGIFAANSAMQKRQGIVVTPDMAFKTIMEYSHWMANPFVVRAFVNRSADTIEWVKSKGIKFEYIGPGGPGGMLTWHVIDGPGHGRHLIKTFHEQFKNMPVTTLVKTAGKDLVVKDGKVAGVIAEGSDGKPFQIDAKAVIIATGGYANNKEMLQKYVAMPDTIMVGNVGKDGDGIKMAWKAGAKEEGMGVVQSYRPGLPDYAPNSQMLAAARQPYLWVDKHGRRFTDESIVIIWPHAGNALAKAGGVMYSVFDDETRKHVVNDGIDVPIGEWVIANTKLVKFDEEFAKESQKNRGFVFKANTLDELAKAMDMDASVLKHTVEENNRFATQKRDEVFNKNMDYLRPVKTGPFYAVKMMPAALGTLGGVKINDKMEAMSPAGSAVPGLYVTGNDAAGMYGDTYDLLLGGGTFGFALNSGRMAGENALDYLHFTKK, from the coding sequence ATGGCTCAATACAGAAGAACGCTTCTTGCCGCCCTGTGCCTGTCGGTGCTGGGAATCACCTCGGCTCATGCCGATCAGGCTGCGCCCCAGCCTGCCAGCACGCCGGAACCGGCAAAACCGGTGGTTATCCCCAAAAGTGCCGATGTGGTGGTTATCGGTGCCGGTGCCGCAGGCACCGCCGCGACCATGGCAGCAGCAGAGAAAGGGGCCAGCGTCGTATTGCTGGAGAAACAACCGATTGTCGGGGGTACAGGTAACTTTGCCGAAGGGATTTTTGCTGCCAACAGCGCGATGCAAAAACGTCAGGGCATTGTAGTCACACCCGATATGGCGTTTAAAACCATCATGGAATACAGCCACTGGATGGCCAACCCGTTTGTGGTGCGCGCATTTGTCAACCGCTCGGCCGATACCATTGAATGGGTGAAATCCAAAGGGATTAAGTTTGAATACATCGGCCCCGGTGGCCCTGGCGGCATGCTGACCTGGCACGTTATCGACGGCCCCGGTCATGGCCGTCACCTGATCAAAACCTTCCACGAGCAGTTCAAAAACATGCCGGTGACCACGCTTGTGAAAACTGCCGGTAAAGACCTGGTGGTGAAAGACGGCAAAGTCGCCGGAGTGATAGCCGAAGGCAGCGACGGCAAACCGTTCCAGATAGACGCTAAAGCGGTGATTATTGCCACCGGCGGCTACGCCAACAATAAAGAGATGCTGCAAAAATATGTCGCCATGCCGGATACCATCATGGTCGGTAACGTCGGCAAAGACGGCGACGGCATCAAAATGGCCTGGAAAGCCGGGGCAAAAGAAGAAGGGATGGGTGTTGTTCAATCTTACCGTCCGGGCCTGCCGGATTATGCCCCCAACTCGCAAATGCTGGCCGCCGCACGTCAGCCTTACCTGTGGGTGGATAAACACGGGCGTCGCTTTACGGACGAATCCATCGTCATCATTTGGCCACATGCCGGTAACGCACTGGCCAAAGCCGGTGGGGTGATGTACTCGGTGTTCGATGATGAAACACGCAAACACGTCGTCAATGACGGTATTGACGTACCGATTGGTGAATGGGTTATCGCTAACACCAAACTGGTGAAATTCGACGAAGAATTTGCCAAAGAGAGCCAGAAAAACCGCGGTTTCGTGTTCAAAGCCAATACGCTGGACGAGTTAGCGAAGGCAATGGATATGGACGCCAGCGTGCTTAAACACACGGTGGAAGAGAACAACCGTTTTGCCACCCAAAAACGTGATGAAGTGTTCAATAAGAACATGGATTACCTGCGTCCGGTGAAAACCGGCCCCTTCTATGCGGTGAAAATGATGCCTGCCGCGCTGGGTACGCTGGGCGGTGTCAAAATCAACGACAAGATGGAAGCCATGAGCCCGGCCGGCAGCGCCGTTCCTGGGTTGTATGTCACCGGTAACGATGCCGCCGGCATGTATGGCGACACCTATGACCTGTTACTGGGCGGCGGTACCTTTGGTTTTGCCCTCAACTCAGGCCGCATGGCGGGCGAGAATGCGCTCGATTACCTGCACTTTACTAAAAAATAA
- a CDS encoding FMN-binding protein: protein MKRSSITLLTGLLIAACTLSVAQAESFKAGTYSSSKQGIGGDVTVTIEVDASGTVNKASIDAPSETPEVGGEAAKELAKTMTEKKTINVDGVSGATMTSGAVHDAAQEAYAKARQ from the coding sequence ATGAAAAGAAGTTCAATCACCTTACTCACCGGCCTGCTGATAGCCGCCTGCACCCTTAGCGTGGCGCAGGCCGAATCCTTCAAGGCGGGCACCTATTCTTCCAGCAAGCAAGGTATCGGCGGTGACGTGACTGTCACGATTGAAGTGGATGCCAGCGGCACCGTCAATAAAGCCAGTATTGATGCGCCATCAGAAACACCGGAAGTCGGTGGTGAGGCGGCGAAAGAGCTGGCTAAAACCATGACCGAAAAGAAAACCATCAATGTGGATGGTGTCTCCGGGGCCACCATGACCAGCGGTGCGGTGCATGACGCGGCACAAGAGGCCTACGCCAAAGCGCGTCAATAG
- a CDS encoding MFS transporter, with protein sequence MNSARALFWLASVAFFMQSLDTTMLYVAIPAIARALHQPVLHMECVVIAYLITVVAFTPLNSWLSQRLGERCVCQLALLIFLSGALLCSQADSVAMLAVSRCWQGIGGALLLPVIRTLALRTTSPEQKLPFLNRMTWLGLLGTLTGPLVGSLLSDADSWRAIFLAAMPLSLLCLWLSRYAIPAGLTLPASRIALPGLLALMATLLLCALLLSTASKQLLPLPLLLLAGLAAVGCGWCYLRGERATREALLPVSLFGIRTFYVGVWGGVLTRLLLASLPVVLSLMTQTALALPPATAGIIMLLFSIGALVAKSVFERLVRRLGYRQLLIGTSLLAALGVTVLALAIEQRSLPAIGLLAGALGVLGALLHCAESTLACCHLSHDTCNSGSNILLLSQLLAVMLSMALTFPALRGLAHLTPWLHMSAFSLLCVVLGGGLVLSCLLFRHLQHEDGNALLSPSS encoded by the coding sequence ATGAACAGCGCGCGGGCTTTGTTCTGGCTGGCTTCGGTGGCATTTTTCATGCAGTCACTGGATACCACCATGCTGTATGTCGCCATTCCGGCAATAGCGCGCGCTTTGCATCAACCGGTATTGCACATGGAGTGCGTGGTCATCGCCTACCTGATAACCGTGGTGGCGTTTACACCGCTTAATAGCTGGCTGAGTCAGCGGCTGGGCGAACGCTGCGTGTGCCAGCTGGCGTTGCTTATCTTTCTCAGCGGGGCGCTGTTATGCAGCCAGGCCGACTCCGTTGCCATGCTGGCTGTCAGTCGCTGCTGGCAGGGCATTGGCGGGGCGCTGCTGCTGCCGGTGATACGCACGCTGGCGCTGCGCACCACCTCACCGGAGCAGAAGCTGCCGTTTTTAAATCGCATGACCTGGCTTGGCCTGCTCGGCACCCTGACCGGCCCGCTCGTCGGTAGCCTGCTCAGTGACGCTGACTCCTGGCGCGCGATTTTTCTGGCGGCGATGCCGCTGTCGTTACTGTGCCTGTGGTTAAGCCGTTACGCCATTCCGGCGGGTCTTACGCTACCGGCCAGCCGTATTGCACTGCCCGGCCTGTTGGCGCTGATGGCGACCTTATTGCTTTGTGCCCTGCTCCTCAGTACCGCGTCCAAACAGCTGTTACCGCTGCCACTGCTGCTGCTGGCAGGCCTCGCGGCAGTGGGCTGCGGCTGGTGTTATCTGCGCGGTGAACGCGCCACCCGGGAGGCGTTACTGCCGGTATCCCTGTTCGGGATCCGTACGTTTTATGTCGGCGTCTGGGGCGGGGTGCTGACCCGGTTGCTGCTGGCTTCGTTACCGGTGGTGCTCTCGCTGATGACCCAGACTGCGCTGGCGCTGCCGCCTGCCACCGCCGGGATCATTATGCTGCTGTTCTCCATCGGCGCACTGGTGGCGAAAAGCGTGTTTGAAAGGCTGGTGCGTCGTCTCGGTTATCGCCAGTTGCTCATCGGAACCTCGCTGCTGGCCGCCCTCGGGGTGACGGTGCTGGCGCTGGCGATTGAGCAACGCTCGCTGCCCGCCATCGGCCTACTGGCTGGCGCACTGGGGGTGCTTGGCGCGCTGCTGCACTGCGCCGAGAGCACGCTGGCCTGCTGCCACCTCAGCCACGATACCTGTAACAGCGGCAGCAACATTCTGCTGCTCAGTCAGTTACTGGCGGTGATGTTAAGTATGGCGCTGACATTTCCGGCGCTGCGTGGGCTGGCGCACCTGACGCCGTGGCTGCATATGAGTGCGTTTAGCCTGCTGTGTGTGGTACTCGGCGGCGGGCTGGTCTTGAGCTGCCTGCTGTTTCGCCACCTCCAGCACGAGGATGGCAACGCTCTGCTGTCGCCCTCTTCCTGA
- the nrfD gene encoding cytochrome c nitrite reductase subunit NrfD, translating to MHNAFHFDSLVWDWPIAIYLLLVGISSGMMVLTLLFRHYVPQEYRPTHPLVVATAIVAPLSVMLGLVILIFHLARPLTFWYLLLFYNPHSIMSLGVMLFQVYLLVMMLWLVTLYRDPLLRLCAARLPARYHQALTRVLTALARHVARLESVLLVLALLLGCYTGFLLSALKSFPLLNNPVLPVLFLVSGLTSGLAVMLLVAATPRFRAACPQTLHFLHRLEKPLACVELFLLLAFFVGLLLGGGQKTVAAQVALSGFWGAVFWLGILGAGIVVPLLSQALPAARQATSRMMFTTASLSLLGVFLLRLFVLYAGQMTVA from the coding sequence ATGCATAATGCCTTTCACTTCGACTCGCTGGTCTGGGACTGGCCGATTGCCATCTACCTGCTGCTGGTAGGGATCTCCTCTGGCATGATGGTACTGACGCTGCTGTTTCGCCATTATGTGCCACAGGAGTACCGGCCGACGCACCCGCTGGTTGTCGCCACGGCTATCGTCGCCCCGCTGTCGGTCATGTTGGGGCTGGTCATCCTGATTTTCCATCTGGCACGACCGCTGACCTTCTGGTATCTGCTGCTTTTCTATAACCCGCACTCCATCATGTCGCTTGGGGTGATGCTGTTTCAGGTCTACCTGCTGGTGATGATGCTGTGGCTGGTCACGCTGTACCGTGACCCCCTGCTACGTCTGTGCGCCGCCCGGCTGCCCGCACGCTACCATCAGGCGCTGACCCGTGTTCTGACGGCGCTGGCGCGCCACGTCGCTCGCCTGGAGTCGGTGTTATTGGTGCTGGCGTTACTGCTGGGCTGCTATACCGGTTTTCTGCTCTCGGCGCTGAAATCGTTCCCGCTACTCAATAACCCGGTACTGCCGGTGCTGTTTCTGGTTTCCGGCCTCACCTCCGGCCTTGCCGTGATGCTGCTGGTCGCCGCCACCCCGCGTTTTCGCGCCGCCTGCCCGCAAACACTGCACTTTCTGCATCGGCTGGAAAAGCCGCTGGCCTGCGTTGAGCTGTTTTTACTGCTGGCCTTTTTTGTCGGCCTGTTGCTGGGCGGCGGGCAAAAAACCGTGGCGGCACAGGTTGCGCTCAGCGGTTTTTGGGGTGCGGTGTTTTGGCTTGGCATTCTGGGCGCTGGCATTGTGGTGCCACTGCTCAGCCAGGCGCTGCCCGCTGCGCGCCAGGCAACCAGCCGCATGATGTTTACTACTGCCTCATTAAGCCTGCTGGGCGTGTTTTTACTGCGGCTGTTCGTGCTGTATGCCGGCCAGATGACGGTGGCCTGA
- a CDS encoding 4Fe-4S dicluster domain-containing protein: protein MENYTRRRFIAIMGSALTAASSAALPAIAQEATTAAQGPRPVKYGMLHNELRCIGCKACVSACRKTNQVPEGVSRLNIIQTVDMTASDTNKPVKQFFRQSCQHCDNPPAVSVCPTGASFKDALTGIVDVNDKRCVGCRYCIAACPYHVRFINPTTNTADKCNFCRETNLAAGKKPACVEICPTKALVFGDLNDPESDIAKMIKNNPIYRSKVYLGTGPNLYRIPGKYGESDHA, encoded by the coding sequence ATGGAAAATTATACCCGACGTCGTTTTATCGCCATTATGGGCAGCGCGCTGACAGCAGCCAGCAGTGCTGCCTTACCCGCCATTGCGCAAGAGGCAACGACAGCCGCGCAGGGGCCAAGGCCGGTCAAATACGGCATGTTGCATAACGAGTTGCGTTGTATCGGCTGTAAAGCCTGTGTGAGCGCGTGCCGCAAAACCAATCAGGTGCCGGAAGGGGTTTCCCGGCTGAACATTATACAAACGGTCGATATGACGGCGAGTGATACCAACAAACCGGTCAAACAGTTCTTTCGCCAGTCTTGCCAGCATTGTGATAACCCCCCTGCTGTCTCCGTTTGCCCAACCGGTGCTTCATTTAAAGATGCGTTGACCGGCATTGTTGATGTCAACGACAAGCGCTGCGTTGGCTGCCGTTACTGCATCGCCGCCTGCCCGTATCACGTTCGTTTTATCAATCCGACGACCAACACCGCCGACAAGTGCAATTTTTGCCGGGAAACCAATCTGGCGGCGGGGAAAAAACCGGCTTGCGTTGAGATCTGCCCGACCAAAGCGCTGGTCTTTGGCGATCTTAACGATCCTGAAAGTGACATCGCGAAGATGATTAAAAACAACCCTATCTATCGCAGCAAGGTGTACCTCGGCACCGGCCCCAACCTTTACCGCATCCCCGGTAAATACGGAGAAAGCGACCATGCATAA
- a CDS encoding alpha/beta hydrolase, with product MRTPLLKMMLLSSVMIGATTQAPAMAADNKHDDNIHELAITPRQTSVKLISDVVYAQVPMRGYPNVALKMDILQPEMKSPQPVVLFITGGGFINANKDNYIQQRLAMAQAGYVVASMEYRVAPTVMFPAPLEDVKSAIRYLRANASKFGIDASHLAVFGASAGGYLAAFSGTTSGSRQFDKGDNLDQNSNVQAVIDFYGLSDLTRVGEGFPDNVVQKHTTASATEAIWVNGTSVFNEGGPITRFPEKATAANPITYIGQHTPPFLIMHGSADTVVSPRQTELLHRALRQQGIESTYYLVKGAEHGGVYWLQPEIMQKVLAFLNSHLKS from the coding sequence ATGCGTACCCCTTTGCTAAAAATGATGCTGTTATCTTCTGTAATGATCGGTGCTACGACCCAGGCTCCCGCGATGGCCGCAGACAATAAACACGACGACAATATACACGAACTGGCAATAACACCACGCCAGACCTCGGTAAAACTGATTTCTGATGTGGTCTATGCTCAGGTGCCGATGCGCGGTTATCCCAACGTGGCGTTAAAAATGGATATTCTGCAACCGGAAATGAAATCACCTCAGCCCGTCGTGCTGTTTATTACCGGCGGAGGATTCATTAATGCTAACAAAGACAATTATATCCAGCAGCGTCTGGCGATGGCTCAGGCCGGTTATGTGGTTGCCAGCATGGAATACCGCGTCGCCCCAACGGTCATGTTCCCGGCCCCGCTGGAGGATGTGAAATCGGCCATTCGCTATCTGCGCGCCAATGCCAGCAAGTTTGGTATTGATGCCAGCCATCTGGCGGTATTCGGCGCATCTGCCGGTGGTTATCTGGCTGCGTTTTCCGGTACAACCAGCGGCAGCCGCCAGTTCGATAAAGGCGACAATCTCGATCAAAACAGCAACGTACAAGCGGTGATTGATTTTTATGGCTTGTCTGATTTAACCCGCGTGGGCGAAGGCTTCCCCGATAACGTCGTTCAAAAACATACCACCGCCTCTGCCACGGAAGCGATTTGGGTCAACGGCACCTCGGTTTTTAATGAAGGCGGCCCGATTACCCGCTTCCCAGAAAAAGCCACCGCCGCCAATCCGATAACCTATATCGGCCAGCACACGCCCCCTTTCCTGATTATGCATGGCAGTGCCGATACGGTGGTTTCACCGCGCCAGACCGAACTGTTACACCGTGCGCTGCGCCAGCAGGGTATTGAGAGCACGTATTATCTGGTCAAAGGGGCAGAGCACGGCGGTGTGTACTGGCTGCAACCGGAAATCATGCAAAAAGTGCTCGCCTTTCTCAACAGCCACCTGAAGTCATAA
- a CDS encoding LysR family transcriptional regulator has product MISIKRALYYHELVRKGSFTQAAKSLNISQAFLSQEISRLEQDLQRKLINRTTRQFSLTPFGQAFDDKVKPLIREYYDVEQFVQSYEESQDGALIVGVIPIFNRLKYYDVFTQFQQQHPNIELSFIDGVSRDLLEKVRNAQIHVSLSTPFDDYLQDPLFNHSVFLQDNLVAVMASVHPLAGEASLTLSQLAQERPIVPQKGTGEHAAVLTAFSRAGLEPTCFRECSNLDIIMDLVMHHGGVVFLCSSVAFSLKGYEIAIRPIATPIHRTFAVSYLKRSASIPMVRRFLDFMERHHPVLHTPDAGG; this is encoded by the coding sequence ATGATAAGTATAAAAAGAGCACTTTATTATCACGAACTGGTACGCAAAGGGAGCTTCACTCAGGCTGCCAAATCACTCAATATCTCTCAGGCTTTTCTTTCCCAGGAAATATCCCGTCTTGAACAGGATCTGCAAAGAAAATTGATTAATCGCACCACCCGGCAGTTCTCGCTGACACCGTTTGGCCAGGCATTTGACGACAAAGTAAAACCCCTGATTCGAGAGTATTATGATGTCGAACAGTTTGTGCAATCCTACGAAGAGAGTCAGGATGGTGCGTTGATAGTGGGGGTGATCCCTATCTTTAATCGATTGAAATATTACGATGTTTTTACACAGTTCCAGCAACAGCACCCGAATATCGAACTCTCGTTTATTGATGGCGTCAGCCGTGATTTGCTGGAGAAAGTGAGAAATGCCCAAATTCATGTCTCGCTGTCCACCCCGTTTGATGACTATCTGCAAGACCCGTTGTTTAATCATTCTGTTTTCCTGCAAGACAACCTGGTTGCGGTGATGGCGAGCGTGCATCCGCTGGCGGGCGAAGCAAGCCTGACACTCTCTCAACTGGCGCAAGAGCGACCGATTGTGCCGCAAAAAGGCACCGGTGAGCATGCTGCGGTTTTGACGGCATTTAGCCGCGCCGGGCTTGAACCAACCTGTTTTCGTGAGTGCAGCAACCTCGATATCATTATGGATTTGGTGATGCATCATGGCGGTGTGGTGTTTTTATGCTCCTCGGTCGCTTTCAGCCTGAAAGGCTATGAGATTGCCATTCGGCCGATTGCCACCCCGATTCACCGTACCTTTGCCGTCAGCTACTTAAAACGCAGTGCCTCGATTCCGATGGTGCGCCGTTTTCTGGATTTTATGGAGCGGCATCACCCGGTGCTGCACACACCGGATGCCGGGGGATGA